Proteins from one Paenibacillus amylolyticus genomic window:
- the gyrA gene encoding DNA gyrase subunit A translates to MAEEMNSQITDRDIGVEMRESFMDYAMSIIVSRALPDVRDGLKPVHRRILYAMSELGMTPDKPHKKSARIVGEVIGKYHPHGDSAVYETMVRMAQDFSLRYMHVDGHGNFGSVDGDMAAAMRYTEARLSKIAMEMLRDINKDTIDFQPNYDGEEHEPIVLPARFPNLLVNGVGGIAVGMATNIPPHNLGEVIDGVQAMIQNPDITSMELMDYIQGPDFPTSGYILGRSGIRQAYQTGRGSVTMRAKTNIEENNNKARIIVTELPYQVNKARLVEKIAELVRDKKIDGITDLRDESDRNGMRIVIELRRDVNPGVVLNNLYKHTSMQSTFGINMLAIVNKEPKILNLREVLYHYLQHQIEVIRRRTQFELKKAEARAHILEGLRIALDHIDEIITLIRSSSNTDAAREGLIERFSLSHDQAQAILDMRLQRLTGLERERIENEYNELMVKIREYREILANEHLVLEIISTELQEIRDRFSDDRRTEITVGEESILDEDLIPREEVIITITHTGYVKRLPVSTYRSQKRGGRGVVGMDTKDTDFVEHLFVTNSHNYLMFFTDKGKVYRLKAYEIPELGRTARGTPIINLIQIEQGESVNAVIPVQEFESDRYLFFATRQGVVKKTPLEDYTNIRKGGLIGISLRDDDVLIDVKLTDGQQEIIMGTAHGMSIRFSEGNVRSMGRSATGVKGITLDEQDAVIGMDVVDKDLDVLIVTAKGYGKRTPVSDYRMQTRGGKGIKTINVTEKNGAVVSLKMVKTEEDLMIITSSGTLIRMSMEGISTMGRYTQGVKLIHIRDEDSVATVSRIDKNEEEPDDESLEGVEGGETQAPAVSLEEGTVSDADADADAEIEGDDSGSET, encoded by the coding sequence ATGGCGGAAGAAATGAACTCTCAGATTACAGATCGGGATATAGGCGTCGAGATGCGTGAATCGTTTATGGATTATGCGATGAGCATCATCGTTAGCCGTGCCTTGCCTGACGTACGTGATGGATTGAAGCCAGTTCACCGGCGGATTCTGTACGCAATGTCAGAGCTCGGCATGACACCCGATAAACCACATAAAAAATCGGCCAGAATCGTCGGCGAAGTTATCGGTAAGTATCACCCACACGGTGACTCTGCTGTATACGAGACGATGGTACGGATGGCACAGGATTTCTCCCTGCGCTATATGCATGTAGATGGGCATGGTAACTTTGGATCGGTCGATGGTGATATGGCAGCAGCCATGCGGTATACCGAAGCTCGTTTGTCCAAGATTGCTATGGAAATGCTTCGAGATATCAACAAGGATACGATTGATTTCCAGCCGAACTATGATGGTGAGGAACATGAACCAATCGTTCTGCCTGCTCGTTTTCCTAACTTGCTTGTCAATGGGGTCGGCGGGATCGCGGTAGGTATGGCCACCAATATTCCTCCTCATAATCTGGGTGAGGTCATTGATGGTGTACAGGCCATGATTCAAAATCCGGACATTACATCCATGGAACTCATGGATTACATTCAGGGACCAGACTTCCCTACATCCGGCTATATTTTGGGACGCTCAGGCATTCGCCAGGCGTATCAGACCGGACGTGGTTCTGTAACGATGCGGGCGAAAACCAACATTGAAGAGAACAACAACAAAGCACGAATTATCGTTACGGAGTTACCTTATCAGGTAAACAAGGCGAGACTCGTTGAGAAAATCGCCGAGTTGGTACGTGATAAAAAGATCGATGGCATTACTGACCTTCGTGATGAGTCTGACCGTAATGGTATGCGGATAGTAATTGAGCTTCGCAGAGACGTGAATCCGGGAGTTGTTCTGAACAACCTGTACAAACACACATCGATGCAATCCACTTTCGGGATTAACATGCTTGCGATTGTTAATAAAGAACCTAAAATTCTGAACTTGCGTGAAGTGTTGTATCACTACCTGCAGCATCAGATTGAGGTTATTCGCAGACGTACGCAGTTTGAACTGAAGAAGGCCGAAGCTCGTGCACATATTCTGGAAGGCTTGCGCATTGCGCTGGATCATATCGATGAGATTATTACATTGATTCGTTCATCCAGTAATACAGATGCAGCCAGAGAAGGTTTGATTGAGCGTTTTTCACTCAGCCATGATCAGGCTCAAGCTATTCTCGATATGCGTTTGCAACGCCTCACAGGTCTGGAACGCGAACGTATTGAAAATGAATATAACGAACTGATGGTCAAAATCAGAGAGTATCGCGAGATTCTGGCCAATGAGCATCTGGTGCTTGAGATTATCAGCACAGAGCTGCAAGAGATCCGCGATCGTTTTAGTGATGATCGTCGTACGGAGATCACTGTGGGTGAAGAGAGTATTCTGGATGAGGACCTGATTCCACGTGAAGAGGTTATCATTACGATTACTCATACAGGCTACGTGAAACGTCTGCCGGTATCCACATACCGCAGCCAGAAACGTGGTGGACGTGGGGTCGTGGGTATGGATACGAAAGATACCGACTTTGTTGAGCATCTGTTCGTGACGAACTCTCACAATTACCTCATGTTCTTTACGGATAAAGGTAAAGTGTATCGTCTCAAAGCCTACGAGATTCCAGAGCTTGGACGTACCGCACGGGGAACGCCGATTATCAACCTGATCCAGATTGAGCAAGGTGAATCGGTTAATGCCGTAATTCCAGTTCAGGAATTTGAAAGTGACAGATACTTGTTCTTTGCTACCCGCCAAGGGGTTGTAAAGAAAACGCCACTTGAGGATTACACCAATATCCGCAAAGGCGGCTTGATCGGTATTTCCTTGCGTGATGATGACGTTCTGATCGATGTTAAGCTGACTGATGGACAGCAAGAGATCATTATGGGTACAGCTCACGGAATGTCGATTCGATTCTCCGAAGGCAATGTACGTTCCATGGGACGCAGTGCCACCGGGGTTAAAGGGATCACATTGGATGAACAGGATGCCGTTATCGGCATGGATGTCGTTGATAAAGATCTGGATGTTCTGATCGTTACAGCCAAAGGTTACGGTAAACGTACACCTGTCAGTGACTATCGAATGCAGACTCGTGGCGGTAAAGGGATCAAGACGATTAATGTCACAGAGAAGAACGGCGCAGTAGTCAGCCTCAAAATGGTTAAAACCGAAGAGGATCTGATGATCATCACATCTAGCGGTACGTTGATCCGGATGAGCATGGAAGGCATATCCACTATGGGTCGATACACGCAGGGTGTGAAGCTGATTCATATTCGTGACGAGGATTCAGTCGCTACGGTTAGCCGTATTGACAAAAATGAAGAAGAACCAGACGATGAGTCACTTGAAGGTGTGGAAGGCGGGGAAACCCAAGCTCCGGCAGTAAGCCTGGAAGAAGGAACCGTTTCTGACGCGGACGCTGATGCTGACGCTGAAATTGAGGGTGACGATTCCGGTTCGGAAACATAA
- a CDS encoding extracellular matrix/biofilm biosynthesis regulator RemA family protein codes for MYIHLGGEKIIRSSELVAIFDISIEKSSKISKQYVTHAEQEKTVEHIGEEEAKSIVVTKNIVYYSPISSATLKKRAHIFPDL; via the coding sequence ATGTACATTCATCTGGGCGGTGAGAAGATCATCCGTTCTTCCGAATTGGTCGCTATTTTTGATATATCGATTGAAAAATCCTCCAAGATCTCCAAGCAGTATGTCACACATGCCGAGCAGGAAAAAACAGTCGAACACATCGGCGAAGAGGAAGCCAAGTCCATTGTGGTGACCAAAAACATTGTGTACTACTCGCCTATTTCCTCAGCCACATTGAAGAAACGGGCTCACATTTTCCCTGATCTCTAG
- the yaaA gene encoding S4 domain-containing protein YaaA — MNQVTIRTEYIKLDQFLKLADCIPTGGMAKALLQEGLVRVNKEPEERRGRKLYPGDIVEVDGEGTFEVTAE; from the coding sequence GTGAACCAAGTTACAATTCGTACGGAATATATTAAGCTTGATCAATTTTTGAAACTGGCTGATTGCATCCCAACGGGAGGTATGGCCAAAGCTTTGCTTCAGGAAGGACTTGTACGTGTGAATAAAGAGCCTGAGGAACGTCGCGGACGCAAGTTATACCCTGGGGATATCGTTGAGGTAGACGGAGAAGGCACATTCGAAGTTACTGCAGAATAA
- the recF gene encoding DNA replication/repair protein RecF, with protein MFVNSIDLQNFRNYEHLRLDSFGPVNLLIGQNAQGKTNLAEAIFVLALTKSHRTSRDKELIRFGEDRARLAAEVDKKYGSVKLELSLSQQGKKAKINGLEQRKLSDFVGALNVVMFAPEDLEIVKGTPGVRRRFLDMEIGQVAPGYLYHLQQYQKVLVQRNNLLKQLWGQGASAQTMLEVWNEQLVEHGVKIVKKRKQFIKKLQKWAETIHQGITGGGEVLRLAYLPSFSEAAEEDEAVLMDQFMIKLSQMKEQEIRRGTTLSGPHRDDLSFFINDREVQTYGSQGQRRTTALSLKLAEIELIHEEIGEYPVLLLDDVLSELDPFRQTQLIETFQSKVQTFITATGIESLNVDKLKDASIYHVHAGQVER; from the coding sequence GTGTTTGTGAACAGCATTGATCTGCAGAATTTCCGCAATTATGAACATCTGAGATTGGACTCTTTTGGTCCCGTAAACTTGTTGATCGGTCAAAATGCCCAAGGCAAAACGAATCTTGCAGAGGCCATTTTTGTACTTGCACTCACCAAGAGCCACCGTACCTCCCGTGACAAGGAGCTGATTCGTTTCGGTGAGGACCGTGCCAGACTTGCAGCAGAGGTCGACAAAAAGTACGGATCGGTCAAGCTTGAGCTATCGTTGTCGCAACAAGGCAAAAAAGCAAAGATTAACGGCCTGGAGCAGCGCAAGTTAAGTGATTTTGTCGGAGCGCTCAATGTTGTGATGTTTGCACCCGAGGATCTGGAGATTGTCAAAGGCACACCGGGGGTCCGCCGCCGGTTTCTTGACATGGAGATCGGACAGGTTGCACCAGGTTATCTGTACCACTTGCAGCAATATCAAAAAGTGCTTGTCCAACGAAACAATTTGCTTAAGCAGCTTTGGGGACAAGGGGCATCCGCCCAGACCATGCTTGAGGTGTGGAACGAACAACTGGTCGAGCATGGTGTTAAAATCGTCAAAAAAAGGAAACAATTCATAAAGAAACTGCAAAAGTGGGCCGAAACGATTCATCAGGGGATCACCGGAGGCGGAGAAGTCCTGCGGCTGGCCTACCTTCCTTCCTTCAGCGAAGCCGCTGAGGAAGATGAAGCTGTCTTAATGGACCAATTTATGATAAAATTATCACAAATGAAAGAGCAGGAGATTCGCCGAGGCACAACCCTTAGTGGGCCACATCGGGATGACCTGTCCTTTTTCATTAACGATCGGGAAGTACAAACATATGGCTCGCAGGGGCAGCGACGCACAACAGCGTTGTCCCTTAAACTTGCGGAAATTGAACTGATTCATGAAGAAATCGGAGAATATCCAGTTCTGTTGCTGGATGATGTTCTCTCCGAGCTGGACCCTTTTCGCCAGACGCAGCTGATCGAAACGTTCCAGAGCAAGGTGCAAACCTTTATTACGGCTACGGGGATTGAGAGCCTGAACGTTGACAAGCTCAAAGATGCCAGTATTTATCACGTTCATGCCGGACAGGTTGAACGCTAA
- a CDS encoding YheC/YheD family protein codes for MGIQRVSSKWAKTAVLQRSRIVNEYIPVTRKYSRQTLERMTELFESNYIKPDRGTYGNGVMRVKTNRLYQPVINAENSNTDEEVSEESNDPQLIAEPEASTVMSTATYLTTTYQLHYGTEERTFHSLDELEGALNDRIQDRDYIIQQGISLMKHEDLPFDLRVLTQKNLQHNWETTGVLGRVAAPGKIITNIHGGGRLATFEELVLPHLEQEGFKKLRNELYRLGIHTAVQLQTSFPRLKEIGIDIALDEAGRPWILEVNTLPGIYAFGLLPDKEKYRKIRRYAIAYGRLPSKKGKSSRPSAKALASSAKKRVRR; via the coding sequence TTGGGTATCCAACGTGTCTCCAGCAAATGGGCCAAAACAGCTGTGTTACAACGCAGTCGCATTGTGAATGAATATATCCCAGTGACCCGAAAATATAGTCGTCAGACACTGGAACGAATGACTGAGTTATTTGAGTCCAACTATATCAAACCAGACCGCGGTACTTACGGTAATGGCGTTATGCGCGTGAAAACCAACCGTTTATATCAGCCTGTTATTAATGCTGAAAATTCCAACACCGATGAAGAAGTTTCGGAAGAATCCAACGATCCACAACTAATCGCTGAACCGGAAGCAAGTACAGTTATGTCCACAGCTACCTATCTCACAACAACATATCAACTCCATTACGGTACAGAGGAGCGAACTTTTCACTCCCTGGATGAACTCGAAGGAGCACTGAATGATCGCATTCAGGATCGTGATTATATCATTCAACAGGGAATCTCTCTGATGAAGCATGAAGATTTGCCTTTTGACTTGCGTGTGTTAACTCAGAAAAATCTGCAACACAATTGGGAAACAACCGGTGTATTGGGACGTGTTGCTGCACCGGGCAAAATTATCACCAACATTCATGGTGGTGGGCGACTGGCCACGTTTGAAGAACTCGTACTCCCCCATCTGGAGCAGGAGGGCTTCAAAAAACTTCGCAATGAGCTGTACCGCTTAGGTATTCATACCGCTGTGCAATTGCAAACATCTTTTCCCAGACTCAAAGAGATTGGTATTGATATTGCGCTAGACGAAGCAGGGCGTCCCTGGATTCTTGAAGTCAACACACTGCCGGGCATTTATGCGTTTGGCCTATTACCGGACAAGGAGAAATATCGGAAGATCAGACGCTATGCCATTGCGTACGGTCGTTTACCCTCGAAAAAGGGTAAGAGCTCTCGTCCATCCGCTAAGGCGCTGGCCTCATCTGCCAAAAAACGTGTACGCCGCTAA